The genome window aagtagcaaaaccgagaccgaccatttataaacgggccgggctcaagcctgacacgtttaataaacggtccggtcCGAgtcggtctataaacggtcggtccctgtcggtttagtcgggtcgggtcgctaattgacacccctactgggAGTGAACTTGGCATGCTCCATAAACTAGGCAGATGCTACAATGAATTAGGACACAAACAAATTATATTTTGGTCTCAACCATATTCAACTTTCAATTTTAGTAAATGAACAAGTTTCATATATTGCTTGTATGGAAGGAATATTATTGGTGGTCCTCTTTAGTGACGGAGAGAGTCTAGCCACAACCTATGACTAGGAACACCTAAGGTAAGCAACCTAAGAGGATCATGGCGGTTGAATACCCCACACTGGAAAAAATCCAAATCCCCCATGTATTGTGCCTTCTTTAATTTCCAATCTTCAATTTCAAAACTTGACAAATTCTGTTGGGACTGAAATGCAAACAAGAAATCTTGAGCCAATAGATCGCCATAACTGTAGGCATACCAAGTTGGCATCTAATTAGGggtaaagtaaaagaaaaccatCCTAATAATCCGTCATTCTTTAACCTAAATGACTTCTTATCTAACCTAAccctaatttgaattttgacgGGTATACCGCCACCCATTAGTGTTGATCCTTTGAGCTCATCCGTGTTTTCTATCCCCTTATGACCTTATCCATATTTGGCCCCTTGCTTTAATCTCAGCACCATCACCACGccttaagagaaaagaaagggaccAATCCAGCTGCCCCCATccaatttttcctatttttcctaCACCAACGAAAcccaaaatttccttatttatttatttattttctaataacTTTTTGCTTACCAATCAATCTACTCTCATCGATACAGGTTTAAACATAAAATATCCACTCGGTTAAATTACCATAATACCCCCAATAACTCCACCATCAGCAACTGACTACCGACTCCCGCCTAGAAGATGCCTACTTTAGTCATTGTCCCTAACTGAGACACCGCCCTTCAACCCTACCCtcaaaaaagtaataataataaaataaagaatacgCCAACGGAAAACAAACGCGAGGAAAgagtggaaagaaagaagatttattaaagaagaaaagaaaaggaagcgAAGCCGTGATTGACTAGGTCTGTGGGCCCGGAATAAACCCGGACTCCAAACACCAAATTCAAAAGAGTTTATTAGCGGACGAAGAACAGACAGGAAAAAGCGGATTCACAGGAacagagagcgagagagagagagagagagaaagaaagaaaagaaagatttgaaaggaaaataataataaataaattaaaagaaaggcGAGACGTCCGTGATGGCCCAAGTATCCGATCAACACGCGCCTGCTTCCACACCATTATTATAATCCCTCACCGCTCCCCTCCCTATATAAGCCTCCTCTTCCCTATTGCTCCTCTCAACAcatcacttttctttttctctctctactctctacTACAAGCACACAGGCAaaccttttctttctctctctgtctcttctacttttctatatctctctctctctctctttctctctttctctctctctctctctctctctctctatagaaaTCAGTCCCTCGTTCCCTCCCACGTTTTGCGACTGGGGCAGACTCGGGAACCCtttgttctctttctctctgaacAATACAACTGCCATGGAAGGCAACACTTCAACCCTAACCGAGACAAACTCCAACAAGCGAGTTAGGTATGACTCGGATGAGTCGGACTTTGACTCGCCCGAGGCAAAGCGAATCCGAGACAACCTACTTGACATCCTCGACGACTCGGATCTCGTCGGTGACCGCAACCAAACCAACCAAGACCTCGATTCGGTCATGAAGAGTTTCGAAGAAGAAATTTCAAACTCAACTTTTTTACCTGCACAACTACAGCCGGCGTCGGCAACTCTAACTCCGACTTCGTTGTCGGATTCCGGTGGTTCACAGCCAGATCTGGGGTATCTTTTAGAAGCATCTGACGACGAACTTGGTCTTCCGCCTaacttttcctcttc of Macadamia integrifolia cultivar HAES 741 unplaced genomic scaffold, SCU_Mint_v3 scaffold3714, whole genome shotgun sequence contains these proteins:
- the LOC122068327 gene encoding uncharacterized protein LOC122068327, translated to MEGNTSTLTETNSNKRVRYDSDESDFDSPEAKRIRDNLLDILDDSDLVGDRNQTNQDLDSVMKSFEEEISNSTFLPAQLQPASATLTPTSLSDSGGSQPDLGYLLEASDDELGLPPNFSSSSGEEEKNEDGDCEGEGNDNDLFRVTPEAVGMDQIWGFDDEIQGYESMGFGIVGGEEENTGGGFVALEGLFDYSDGIYENGSDFSDLSWRPESLPAQ